The following proteins are co-located in the Paralichthys olivaceus isolate ysfri-2021 chromosome 2, ASM2471397v2, whole genome shotgun sequence genome:
- the smpd4 gene encoding sphingomyelin phosphodiesterase 4 isoform X1 — translation MAAPTLLQPSFLLANLKADATTKPLLQRCQDLVKIIDEYPAKELHLIFPWLVECVFGSLDGIIAGWNLRLLHSRSNEYHIVMDFLNPSGPMMKLVYKLQAEEYKYEIPVNYLPGPVKACIQEGVLPDCPLFHNKLQFPLSGLLTLNLALNPFEFFMFNFAYCLIAPKSYPQGQHGSSTDSAYFVLVDTYLKYFLPSEGTVPPSPFSDSRGSVTAPSPRSSSISFAGYGVHSPSLLKHHIFHQPSVNAEPSAQEIWRSETLLQMFVEVWLHHYSLEMYQKLQSPQVKLALLQYRLSMSSMPCQPHAPPGSGTLHTYQVLLPFHSSPPLWGLLEEPFTPTEEHVLVVRLLVKHLHAFSNSLKPEQLSSSPSVHSHTHTSPLEEFKRVVVQRFVQQKLYLFLQHCFGHWPLDASFRAVLETWLSYIQPWRYTGEKINPQPDQNRTVPDKWESFAQENLLMYTKLFQVFLNRTVRTDLVNAKNALMVFRVAKVFAQPNLAEMIQKGEQLFLEPEHVLHHRQPRGYLTPSQGGSYLSSRQKVVTDMVFRVKSHVYSLEGQDCQYKQMFGTELRGAVMKLIQMIAQARQTAKRISDHSNEAAASSSFLSWFGLSSSDHNNTFSGAESEESGECLKKTHEFLDRALENLCLIFKLNQGQLTQLISNLSSSQDDGNCKQLPDCIQGENGLILTDLGRRQIINGLRRFDLQYQGDPELQPIRSYESALLVRLFYRISSLLNERFGGHMSALCSRPDFLGRLGCHYLTDPDSARKPNQSPVSVRTLERNRPPRLSLRPLASYRTILLLLLLYVFGALLSFGPVSSTLIILAGGFLYGLFMTLFGDKLKTH, via the exons ATGGCTGCTCCAACCCTGCTACAGCCCAGTTTCCTGCTG GCAAACCTCAAAGCTGATGCCACCACCAAACCTCTCCTCCAGCGATGCCAAGACCTGGTGAAGATCATTGATGAATATCCTGCCAAG gAGCTGCACCTGATTTTCCCCTGGCtggtggagtgtgtgtttgggagtcTGGACGGCATCATCGCCGGCTGGAACCTGCGACTCCTGCACTCGAGAAGCAACGAGTACCACATTGTTATGGATTTTCTAAACCCCAG CGGGCCGATGATGAAGCTTGTGTACAAACTTCAAGCAGAAGAGTACAAATATGAAATACCCGTCAATTATCTCCCG GGTCCTGTGAAGGCCTGTATCCAGGAAGGAGTCCTCCCCGACTGTCCGCTGTTTCACAACAAGCTGCAGTTCCCCCTGTCCGGTCTGCTGACCCTGAACCTCGCTCTCA ATCCCTTTGAATTTTTCATGTTTAACTTTGCCTACTGTCTCATCGCGCCAAAG aGCTACCCTCAAGGCCAACATGGAAGCTCCACAGACAGTGCCTACTTTGTGCTGGTGGACACTTACCTGAAATATTTCCTCCCCAGTGAAGGAACGGTGCCTCCGTCTCCTTTCTCTGACTCCAGAGGTTCTGTCACTGCACCCTCACCAAG ATCCTCCAGCATTTCTTTCGCTGGTTATGGCGTCCACAGCCCCAGTCTCCTGAAGCATCACATATTCCATCAGCCCTCAGTGAACGCAGAGCCCTCAGCTCAGGAAATCTGGAGGTCAGAGACACTGTTACAG ATGTTTGTAGAGGTCTGGCTCCATCACTACTCGTTGGAGATGTACCAGAAGCTTCAGTCTCCTCAGGTTAAG CTGGCGCTGCTGCAGTACCGCCTCAGTATGTCCAGCATGCCGTGCCAACCCCACGCCCCACCAGGCTCTGGGACCCTCCACACCTACCAAGTACTTTTACCTTTTCATTCATCCCCGCCCCTCTGGGGCCTCCTGGAG GAGCCCTTCACCCCGACAGAGGAGCACGTGCTGGTAGTGCGTCTCCTGGTGAAACATCTGCACGCCTTCTCCAACAGCCTGAAGCCCGAGCAGCTGTCGTCTTCGCCCTCGGTCCACTCGCACACTCACACCAGCCCGCTGGAGGAGTTCAAGAG AGTAGTGGTGCAGCGTTTTGTTCAACAGAAACTCTACCTGTTTCTTCAGCACTGCTTCGGTCACTGGCCTCTGGACGCCTCTTTCAGAGCG GTGCTGGAGACGTGGTTGAGCTACATTCAGCCGTGGAGATACACCGGGGAGAAGATCAACCCTCAGCCAGACCAAAACAGAACAGTCCCTGACAAATG GGAGTCGTTTGCTCAGGAGAACCTGCTCATGTACACAAAGCTCTTCCAGGTTTTTTTGAACAGAACCGTGAGGACGGATCTGGTCAACGCCAAAAACGCGCTGATGGTTTTCAGGGTCGCCAAAGTCTTCGCTCAGCCAAACCTTGCAGAGATGATCCAGAAAG GTGAGCAGCTGTTTCTGGAGCCCGAGCATGTCCTCCATCACCGTCAGCCCCGCGGCTACCTGACGCCGAGCCAGGGCGGCAGCTACCTGTCGTCACGGCAAAAGGTGGTGACGGACATGGTGTTCAGGGTGAAGAGCCACGTCTATTCCTTGGAAGGTCAGGACTGTCAGTACAAGCAGATGTTCGGCACCGAGCTCAGAGGAGCG GTCATGAAGTTGATCCAGATGATTGCACAAGCCAGACAGACGGCCAAGAGGATATCAGACCACTCCAACGAGGCGGCGGCCAGTTCCTCCTTCCTGTCCTGGTTTGGTTTGAGCTCCTCCGATCACAACAACACGTTCTCTGGAGCCGAGTCAGAGGAGAGCGGCGAGTGTCTGAAAAAGACCCACGAGTTCCTGGACAGAGCTCTGGAGAACCTGTGTCTGATCTTCAAG CTGAACCAGGGGCAGCTGACTCAGCTCATTTCAAACCTTAGTTCTTCTCAGGATGACGGCAACTGCAAGCAGCTGCCAGACTGCATCCAGGGAGAGAACGGACTCATCCTCACTGACCTGGGTCGGAGGCAG ATCATAAATGGACTGCGCAGGTTCGACCTTCAGTACCAAGGCGACCCGGAGCTGCAGCCCATCAGGAGCTATGAGAGCGCCCTGCTGGTCAGGCTGTTCTACAGGATCTCCTCTCTGCTCAATGAGAGG TTCGGAGGACACATGAGTGCGCTCTGCTCACGGCCGGACTTCCTGGGTCGCCTTGGTTGTCACTACCTGACGGATCCTGATTCTGCCAGGAAGCCAAACCAGAGCCCGGTGTCTGTGCGGACGCTGGAGAGGAACCGGCCGCCGAGGCTGAGCCTGCGCCCCCTGGCCAGCTACAGGACgattctgctgctgttgctcctCTACGTGTTTGGAGCGCTCCTGTCATTCGGCCCCGTGTCCAGCACGCTCATCATCCTTGCGGGGGGCTTCCTGTACGGACTGTTCATGACGTTGTTTGGAGACAAACTGAAAACGCACTAA
- the smpd4 gene encoding sphingomyelin phosphodiesterase 4 isoform X3 — MAAPTLLQPSFLLANLKADATTKPLLQRCQDLVKIIDEYPAKELHLIFPWLVECVFGSLDGIIAGWNLRLLHSRSNEYHIVMDFLNPSGPMMKLVYKLQAEEYKYEIPVNYLPGPVKACIQEGVLPDCPLFHNKLQFPLSGLLTLNLALNPFEFFMFNFAYCLIAPKSYPQGQHGSSTDSAYFVLVDTYLKYFLPSEGTVPPSPFSDSRGSVTAPSPRSSSISFAGYGVHSPSLLKHHIFHQPSVNAEPSAQEIWRSETLLQMFVEVWLHHYSLEMYQKLQSPQVKEPFTPTEEHVLVVRLLVKHLHAFSNSLKPEQLSSSPSVHSHTHTSPLEEFKRVVVQRFVQQKLYLFLQHCFGHWPLDASFRAVLETWLSYIQPWRYTGEKINPQPDQNRTVPDKWESFAQENLLMYTKLFQVFLNRTVRTDLVNAKNALMVFRVAKVFAQPNLAEMIQKGEQLFLEPEHVLHHRQPRGYLTPSQGGSYLSSRQKVVTDMVFRVKSHVYSLEGQDCQYKQMFGTELRGAVMKLIQMIAQARQTAKRISDHSNEAAASSSFLSWFGLSSSDHNNTFSGAESEESGECLKKTHEFLDRALENLCLIFKLNQGQLTQLISNLSSSQDDGNCKQLPDCIQGENGLILTDLGRRQIINGLRRFDLQYQGDPELQPIRSYESALLVRLFYRISSLLNERFGGHMSALCSRPDFLGRLGCHYLTDPDSARKPNQSPVSVRTLERNRPPRLSLRPLASYRTILLLLLLYVFGALLSFGPVSSTLIILAGGFLYGLFMTLFGDKLKTH; from the exons ATGGCTGCTCCAACCCTGCTACAGCCCAGTTTCCTGCTG GCAAACCTCAAAGCTGATGCCACCACCAAACCTCTCCTCCAGCGATGCCAAGACCTGGTGAAGATCATTGATGAATATCCTGCCAAG gAGCTGCACCTGATTTTCCCCTGGCtggtggagtgtgtgtttgggagtcTGGACGGCATCATCGCCGGCTGGAACCTGCGACTCCTGCACTCGAGAAGCAACGAGTACCACATTGTTATGGATTTTCTAAACCCCAG CGGGCCGATGATGAAGCTTGTGTACAAACTTCAAGCAGAAGAGTACAAATATGAAATACCCGTCAATTATCTCCCG GGTCCTGTGAAGGCCTGTATCCAGGAAGGAGTCCTCCCCGACTGTCCGCTGTTTCACAACAAGCTGCAGTTCCCCCTGTCCGGTCTGCTGACCCTGAACCTCGCTCTCA ATCCCTTTGAATTTTTCATGTTTAACTTTGCCTACTGTCTCATCGCGCCAAAG aGCTACCCTCAAGGCCAACATGGAAGCTCCACAGACAGTGCCTACTTTGTGCTGGTGGACACTTACCTGAAATATTTCCTCCCCAGTGAAGGAACGGTGCCTCCGTCTCCTTTCTCTGACTCCAGAGGTTCTGTCACTGCACCCTCACCAAG ATCCTCCAGCATTTCTTTCGCTGGTTATGGCGTCCACAGCCCCAGTCTCCTGAAGCATCACATATTCCATCAGCCCTCAGTGAACGCAGAGCCCTCAGCTCAGGAAATCTGGAGGTCAGAGACACTGTTACAG ATGTTTGTAGAGGTCTGGCTCCATCACTACTCGTTGGAGATGTACCAGAAGCTTCAGTCTCCTCAGGTTAAG GAGCCCTTCACCCCGACAGAGGAGCACGTGCTGGTAGTGCGTCTCCTGGTGAAACATCTGCACGCCTTCTCCAACAGCCTGAAGCCCGAGCAGCTGTCGTCTTCGCCCTCGGTCCACTCGCACACTCACACCAGCCCGCTGGAGGAGTTCAAGAG AGTAGTGGTGCAGCGTTTTGTTCAACAGAAACTCTACCTGTTTCTTCAGCACTGCTTCGGTCACTGGCCTCTGGACGCCTCTTTCAGAGCG GTGCTGGAGACGTGGTTGAGCTACATTCAGCCGTGGAGATACACCGGGGAGAAGATCAACCCTCAGCCAGACCAAAACAGAACAGTCCCTGACAAATG GGAGTCGTTTGCTCAGGAGAACCTGCTCATGTACACAAAGCTCTTCCAGGTTTTTTTGAACAGAACCGTGAGGACGGATCTGGTCAACGCCAAAAACGCGCTGATGGTTTTCAGGGTCGCCAAAGTCTTCGCTCAGCCAAACCTTGCAGAGATGATCCAGAAAG GTGAGCAGCTGTTTCTGGAGCCCGAGCATGTCCTCCATCACCGTCAGCCCCGCGGCTACCTGACGCCGAGCCAGGGCGGCAGCTACCTGTCGTCACGGCAAAAGGTGGTGACGGACATGGTGTTCAGGGTGAAGAGCCACGTCTATTCCTTGGAAGGTCAGGACTGTCAGTACAAGCAGATGTTCGGCACCGAGCTCAGAGGAGCG GTCATGAAGTTGATCCAGATGATTGCACAAGCCAGACAGACGGCCAAGAGGATATCAGACCACTCCAACGAGGCGGCGGCCAGTTCCTCCTTCCTGTCCTGGTTTGGTTTGAGCTCCTCCGATCACAACAACACGTTCTCTGGAGCCGAGTCAGAGGAGAGCGGCGAGTGTCTGAAAAAGACCCACGAGTTCCTGGACAGAGCTCTGGAGAACCTGTGTCTGATCTTCAAG CTGAACCAGGGGCAGCTGACTCAGCTCATTTCAAACCTTAGTTCTTCTCAGGATGACGGCAACTGCAAGCAGCTGCCAGACTGCATCCAGGGAGAGAACGGACTCATCCTCACTGACCTGGGTCGGAGGCAG ATCATAAATGGACTGCGCAGGTTCGACCTTCAGTACCAAGGCGACCCGGAGCTGCAGCCCATCAGGAGCTATGAGAGCGCCCTGCTGGTCAGGCTGTTCTACAGGATCTCCTCTCTGCTCAATGAGAGG TTCGGAGGACACATGAGTGCGCTCTGCTCACGGCCGGACTTCCTGGGTCGCCTTGGTTGTCACTACCTGACGGATCCTGATTCTGCCAGGAAGCCAAACCAGAGCCCGGTGTCTGTGCGGACGCTGGAGAGGAACCGGCCGCCGAGGCTGAGCCTGCGCCCCCTGGCCAGCTACAGGACgattctgctgctgttgctcctCTACGTGTTTGGAGCGCTCCTGTCATTCGGCCCCGTGTCCAGCACGCTCATCATCCTTGCGGGGGGCTTCCTGTACGGACTGTTCATGACGTTGTTTGGAGACAAACTGAAAACGCACTAA
- the smpd4 gene encoding sphingomyelin phosphodiesterase 4 isoform X2: protein MAAPTLLQPSFLLANLKADATTKPLLQRCQDLVKIIDEYPAKELHLIFPWLVECVFGSLDGIIAGWNLRLLHSRSNEYHIVMDFLNPSGPMMKLVYKLQAEEYKYEIPVNYLPGPVKACIQEGVLPDCPLFHNKLQFPLSGLLTLNLALNPFEFFMFNFAYCLIAPKSYPQGQHGSSTDSAYFVLVDTYLKYFLPSEGTVPPSPFSDSRGSVTAPSPRSSSISFAGYGVHSPSLLKHHIFHQPSVNAEPSAQEIWRSETLLQMFVEVWLHHYSLEMYQKLQSPQVKLALLQYRLSMSSMPCQPHAPPGSGTLHTYQEPFTPTEEHVLVVRLLVKHLHAFSNSLKPEQLSSSPSVHSHTHTSPLEEFKRVVVQRFVQQKLYLFLQHCFGHWPLDASFRAVLETWLSYIQPWRYTGEKINPQPDQNRTVPDKWESFAQENLLMYTKLFQVFLNRTVRTDLVNAKNALMVFRVAKVFAQPNLAEMIQKGEQLFLEPEHVLHHRQPRGYLTPSQGGSYLSSRQKVVTDMVFRVKSHVYSLEGQDCQYKQMFGTELRGAVMKLIQMIAQARQTAKRISDHSNEAAASSSFLSWFGLSSSDHNNTFSGAESEESGECLKKTHEFLDRALENLCLIFKLNQGQLTQLISNLSSSQDDGNCKQLPDCIQGENGLILTDLGRRQIINGLRRFDLQYQGDPELQPIRSYESALLVRLFYRISSLLNERFGGHMSALCSRPDFLGRLGCHYLTDPDSARKPNQSPVSVRTLERNRPPRLSLRPLASYRTILLLLLLYVFGALLSFGPVSSTLIILAGGFLYGLFMTLFGDKLKTH, encoded by the exons ATGGCTGCTCCAACCCTGCTACAGCCCAGTTTCCTGCTG GCAAACCTCAAAGCTGATGCCACCACCAAACCTCTCCTCCAGCGATGCCAAGACCTGGTGAAGATCATTGATGAATATCCTGCCAAG gAGCTGCACCTGATTTTCCCCTGGCtggtggagtgtgtgtttgggagtcTGGACGGCATCATCGCCGGCTGGAACCTGCGACTCCTGCACTCGAGAAGCAACGAGTACCACATTGTTATGGATTTTCTAAACCCCAG CGGGCCGATGATGAAGCTTGTGTACAAACTTCAAGCAGAAGAGTACAAATATGAAATACCCGTCAATTATCTCCCG GGTCCTGTGAAGGCCTGTATCCAGGAAGGAGTCCTCCCCGACTGTCCGCTGTTTCACAACAAGCTGCAGTTCCCCCTGTCCGGTCTGCTGACCCTGAACCTCGCTCTCA ATCCCTTTGAATTTTTCATGTTTAACTTTGCCTACTGTCTCATCGCGCCAAAG aGCTACCCTCAAGGCCAACATGGAAGCTCCACAGACAGTGCCTACTTTGTGCTGGTGGACACTTACCTGAAATATTTCCTCCCCAGTGAAGGAACGGTGCCTCCGTCTCCTTTCTCTGACTCCAGAGGTTCTGTCACTGCACCCTCACCAAG ATCCTCCAGCATTTCTTTCGCTGGTTATGGCGTCCACAGCCCCAGTCTCCTGAAGCATCACATATTCCATCAGCCCTCAGTGAACGCAGAGCCCTCAGCTCAGGAAATCTGGAGGTCAGAGACACTGTTACAG ATGTTTGTAGAGGTCTGGCTCCATCACTACTCGTTGGAGATGTACCAGAAGCTTCAGTCTCCTCAGGTTAAG CTGGCGCTGCTGCAGTACCGCCTCAGTATGTCCAGCATGCCGTGCCAACCCCACGCCCCACCAGGCTCTGGGACCCTCCACACCTACCAA GAGCCCTTCACCCCGACAGAGGAGCACGTGCTGGTAGTGCGTCTCCTGGTGAAACATCTGCACGCCTTCTCCAACAGCCTGAAGCCCGAGCAGCTGTCGTCTTCGCCCTCGGTCCACTCGCACACTCACACCAGCCCGCTGGAGGAGTTCAAGAG AGTAGTGGTGCAGCGTTTTGTTCAACAGAAACTCTACCTGTTTCTTCAGCACTGCTTCGGTCACTGGCCTCTGGACGCCTCTTTCAGAGCG GTGCTGGAGACGTGGTTGAGCTACATTCAGCCGTGGAGATACACCGGGGAGAAGATCAACCCTCAGCCAGACCAAAACAGAACAGTCCCTGACAAATG GGAGTCGTTTGCTCAGGAGAACCTGCTCATGTACACAAAGCTCTTCCAGGTTTTTTTGAACAGAACCGTGAGGACGGATCTGGTCAACGCCAAAAACGCGCTGATGGTTTTCAGGGTCGCCAAAGTCTTCGCTCAGCCAAACCTTGCAGAGATGATCCAGAAAG GTGAGCAGCTGTTTCTGGAGCCCGAGCATGTCCTCCATCACCGTCAGCCCCGCGGCTACCTGACGCCGAGCCAGGGCGGCAGCTACCTGTCGTCACGGCAAAAGGTGGTGACGGACATGGTGTTCAGGGTGAAGAGCCACGTCTATTCCTTGGAAGGTCAGGACTGTCAGTACAAGCAGATGTTCGGCACCGAGCTCAGAGGAGCG GTCATGAAGTTGATCCAGATGATTGCACAAGCCAGACAGACGGCCAAGAGGATATCAGACCACTCCAACGAGGCGGCGGCCAGTTCCTCCTTCCTGTCCTGGTTTGGTTTGAGCTCCTCCGATCACAACAACACGTTCTCTGGAGCCGAGTCAGAGGAGAGCGGCGAGTGTCTGAAAAAGACCCACGAGTTCCTGGACAGAGCTCTGGAGAACCTGTGTCTGATCTTCAAG CTGAACCAGGGGCAGCTGACTCAGCTCATTTCAAACCTTAGTTCTTCTCAGGATGACGGCAACTGCAAGCAGCTGCCAGACTGCATCCAGGGAGAGAACGGACTCATCCTCACTGACCTGGGTCGGAGGCAG ATCATAAATGGACTGCGCAGGTTCGACCTTCAGTACCAAGGCGACCCGGAGCTGCAGCCCATCAGGAGCTATGAGAGCGCCCTGCTGGTCAGGCTGTTCTACAGGATCTCCTCTCTGCTCAATGAGAGG TTCGGAGGACACATGAGTGCGCTCTGCTCACGGCCGGACTTCCTGGGTCGCCTTGGTTGTCACTACCTGACGGATCCTGATTCTGCCAGGAAGCCAAACCAGAGCCCGGTGTCTGTGCGGACGCTGGAGAGGAACCGGCCGCCGAGGCTGAGCCTGCGCCCCCTGGCCAGCTACAGGACgattctgctgctgttgctcctCTACGTGTTTGGAGCGCTCCTGTCATTCGGCCCCGTGTCCAGCACGCTCATCATCCTTGCGGGGGGCTTCCTGTACGGACTGTTCATGACGTTGTTTGGAGACAAACTGAAAACGCACTAA